In one Pseudomonas sp. SCA2728.1_7 genomic region, the following are encoded:
- a CDS encoding B3/4 domain-containing protein, which translates to MLSVLPLIDPAVAELAPGFRALSIVVEAAPLTRPEVARAALDHACKAVQAGGPSWGDAHLAAWADAFRKFGAKPQRTPCSAEALRKRVLRDGTLPSLDPIVDLYNAISIEYAIPVGGENIEAYAGAPHLVVANGSEPFDTMKEGVPAVEYPDAGEVVWRDDKGVTCRRWNWRQGVRTRLGADAQNMWFILESLPAMPLEALTEAGDKLIAGLQQMMPGVQIESSLIGPGAK; encoded by the coding sequence ATGCTGTCCGTACTGCCGTTGATCGATCCAGCCGTTGCAGAACTGGCTCCGGGGTTCCGGGCCCTGAGCATTGTGGTGGAAGCTGCACCACTCACCCGTCCTGAAGTTGCCCGGGCCGCCCTGGATCACGCTTGCAAGGCTGTGCAGGCGGGTGGTCCAAGCTGGGGAGACGCTCACCTTGCCGCCTGGGCCGACGCCTTCAGAAAGTTCGGGGCCAAGCCACAGCGCACGCCTTGTTCAGCCGAAGCGTTGCGTAAAAGGGTTTTACGTGACGGGACCTTGCCGAGCCTCGATCCCATCGTCGATCTCTACAACGCCATCAGCATCGAGTACGCCATTCCGGTAGGCGGGGAAAACATAGAGGCTTATGCAGGCGCTCCGCATCTTGTCGTCGCCAATGGCAGCGAGCCCTTTGACACGATGAAAGAGGGCGTTCCCGCTGTCGAGTATCCAGATGCCGGCGAAGTGGTCTGGCGCGATGACAAAGGCGTGACCTGCCGCCGCTGGAATTGGCGGCAAGGGGTCAGAACCCGCCTTGGGGCCGATGCGCAGAACATGTGGTTCATTCTCGAGAGTTTGCCAGCGATGCCGCTTGAAGCTTTGACTGAAGCAGGGGACAAGCTGATCGCAGGTTTGCAGCAAATGATGCCCGGCGTGCAGATTGAAAGCTCGCTGATTGGTCCCGGGGCCAAATAG
- a CDS encoding aminotransferase class V-fold PLP-dependent enzyme, with amino-acid sequence MSKLYPSIDPEGLVEYSVVYTDRSLNHMSQSFQGVMKNISTTLKQVYNAEAVAVVPGSGTFGMEAVARQFATDQQCLVIRNGWFSYRWSQILEMGNIPAATTVLKARPVETGRQAAYAPPPLDEVLAAIAAQKPRMVFAPHVETSSGILLPDDYLRAVGDAVHAVGGLFVLDCIASGTIWVDMHKCAVDLLISAPQKGWSASPCCALVMFSSAALERIEQTQSSSFACDLKKWLQIMQAYEQGGHAYHATMPSDSLARFNDVMKETQAYGFDKVRDEQQALGDRVRALLTGKGIKSVAAEGFQAPGVVVSYTDDADIKNGKKFAQHGLQIAAGVPLQCDEPADFQTFRLGLFGLEKLQNIERTVSLLEQALDEVMVD; translated from the coding sequence ATGTCCAAGCTCTATCCGAGCATCGATCCCGAGGGATTGGTCGAGTACTCAGTGGTCTACACCGACCGCTCGCTGAACCACATGTCGCAGTCCTTTCAAGGCGTGATGAAGAACATTTCCACGACCCTGAAACAGGTCTACAACGCCGAAGCGGTGGCGGTGGTTCCGGGCAGCGGCACATTCGGCATGGAAGCGGTGGCGCGGCAGTTCGCTACCGACCAGCAATGTCTGGTGATACGCAACGGTTGGTTCAGTTATCGCTGGAGCCAGATTCTGGAGATGGGCAACATCCCTGCAGCTACCACAGTGCTCAAAGCCCGGCCGGTCGAGACGGGTCGCCAGGCAGCCTACGCCCCGCCGCCACTGGACGAAGTGCTGGCCGCCATCGCCGCACAGAAACCGCGGATGGTCTTCGCACCCCACGTTGAAACTTCATCCGGGATCCTCCTGCCCGACGACTACCTGCGTGCCGTTGGCGACGCCGTGCATGCGGTGGGTGGTCTGTTCGTGCTGGACTGCATTGCCTCCGGCACCATTTGGGTGGATATGCACAAATGCGCCGTCGACCTGCTGATCAGCGCACCACAGAAAGGCTGGAGCGCTTCCCCCTGCTGCGCCCTGGTGATGTTCAGTTCTGCAGCGCTTGAGCGCATCGAACAGACGCAAAGCAGCAGCTTCGCCTGCGACCTGAAAAAGTGGCTGCAGATCATGCAGGCCTACGAACAGGGTGGACATGCCTATCACGCGACGATGCCCAGCGATTCACTCGCGCGGTTCAACGACGTGATGAAAGAGACACAAGCGTACGGGTTCGACAAGGTTCGCGATGAACAACAGGCGCTGGGCGATCGGGTGCGTGCGCTGTTGACCGGCAAAGGCATCAAAAGCGTCGCCGCAGAAGGCTTTCAGGCGCCCGGCGTCGTCGTGAGTTACACCGATGATGCCGACATCAAGAACGGCAAGAAGTTTGCCCAGCACGGTCTGCAGATCGCTGCCGGCGTGCCACTGCAATGCGACGAACCGGCCGACTTCCAGACCTTTCGCCTCGGGCTGTTCGGACTGGAGAAGCTGCAGAATATCGAGCGCACGGTCAGCCTGCTGGAGCAGGCACTGGATGAGGTGATGGTTGACTAA
- a CDS encoding MFS transporter, with the protein MRRGARCAVRSLEVFMSPRLLAMALAPLLGLFIVALGNGFLSSLTTLRLDAAGASATMIGVVSSAYFIGLTLGAVFNDRLILRIGHIRAYGSFASLIAVTILLQGLFYDTWGWFALRLINGWATVGVFLVIESWLLLAGDAKIRGRLLALYMIVLYGAGVLGQATLGKITGLSDSAPFMVAGMLASFSVLPIVILPRVSPLLDQVEPLKPRQLLGVTPTGLVGCFGSGVTIAAIYTLLPLYLQRSGLNVGEVGSMMAWTILGAMLLQYPVGRWSDRKDRLQVLTILTVACTVLSLLIVLLPLSATMLAVMLFLLGGGVFALYPVAVSHAADRAPAEALVPMIQGLLLINSLGSAISPMMISPVMNSFGANGLFWVFALVNLCMVTFFLWRRGKRPVPANPAPFAAAATFSPTGAELRVTEDLRQAVQEHPPMVDALSGEPSPQCETR; encoded by the coding sequence ATGCGCAGAGGCGCACGTTGCGCTGTTCGATCTCTAGAGGTTTTTATGTCTCCGCGTTTGCTGGCCATGGCGCTGGCGCCCCTGCTCGGGCTGTTCATTGTTGCGCTGGGCAACGGCTTCTTGTCTTCCCTGACCACCCTTCGACTCGACGCCGCCGGCGCTTCGGCGACGATGATCGGTGTCGTTTCCTCGGCCTACTTCATCGGCCTGACCCTGGGTGCGGTATTCAATGACCGTTTGATTCTGCGTATCGGCCACATCCGTGCCTACGGCAGTTTTGCTTCGCTGATCGCCGTGACCATTCTGCTGCAGGGATTGTTTTATGACACTTGGGGCTGGTTCGCCCTGCGCTTGATCAACGGTTGGGCCACAGTCGGCGTGTTTCTGGTGATCGAAAGCTGGCTGCTGCTGGCGGGCGACGCGAAGATTCGCGGGCGCTTGCTCGCGTTGTACATGATCGTCTTGTACGGCGCCGGTGTGCTGGGTCAGGCAACGTTGGGCAAAATCACCGGGTTGAGCGACAGCGCACCGTTCATGGTCGCCGGCATGCTCGCTTCGTTTTCGGTGCTGCCGATCGTGATCCTGCCGCGCGTGTCGCCGCTGCTCGATCAGGTGGAACCGCTCAAGCCTCGACAACTGCTGGGCGTGACGCCGACCGGACTGGTCGGCTGTTTCGGCTCGGGTGTGACCATCGCGGCGATCTACACCTTGCTGCCGTTGTATCTGCAACGCAGCGGGCTGAATGTCGGTGAAGTCGGCAGCATGATGGCCTGGACGATTCTTGGCGCGATGCTCCTGCAATACCCGGTCGGACGCTGGTCTGATCGCAAGGATCGCTTGCAAGTGCTGACCATTCTGACGGTGGCGTGCACGGTATTGTCGCTGCTGATCGTCCTGCTGCCGTTGTCCGCGACAATGCTCGCGGTGATGTTGTTTCTGCTCGGTGGCGGTGTGTTTGCGTTGTACCCGGTTGCCGTCAGCCACGCCGCCGACCGCGCCCCGGCCGAAGCCTTGGTGCCGATGATTCAGGGCCTGCTGCTGATCAATTCGCTCGGCTCGGCGATCAGCCCAATGATGATCTCTCCGGTGATGAATTCGTTCGGCGCCAATGGTTTGTTCTGGGTATTTGCGCTGGTCAATCTGTGCATGGTCACCTTCTTCCTGTGGCGCCGTGGCAAACGCCCGGTTCCGGCCAATCCCGCGCCGTTTGCAGCGGCAGCCACGTTCTCACCGACAGGTGCGGAGCTGCGGGTGACCGAAGATTTGCGTCAAGCGGTGCAGGAGCATCCGCCGATGGTGGATGCATTGAGCGGCGAGCCTTCGCCGCAATGTGAGACGCGCTGA
- a CDS encoding LysR family transcriptional regulator has translation MSKHVDPDTILLKMPSLRAVKAFVAAAKYESFTRAAEALCVSQAAISRQIRELESYLGAQLFTRVGRAVELTAAGAVFFDAAQLSFVNIAQAAERIRSSQSTKKVLTVCCSPAFSALWLSNHLQEFFAQCPDIELNLITTQNFLTMEPGVQPDIFITKISRIRDGYRSYPLCHDVIYPVCTPQYLEKHPEISTIEGVRDSALLNLSPYGRSQVAEHVDWGVWLAFQAIDIDDRPTNSPQIFNANDYNLLISMVLTHQGIALGWNHLVTGLVQQGLLVRPIEQQVQLRNSWHYLSCRESSENEDELRRFREWILAKFPRR, from the coding sequence ATGAGCAAGCATGTCGACCCTGACACCATCCTGCTGAAAATGCCGTCCTTGAGGGCTGTGAAGGCATTTGTCGCCGCGGCCAAATACGAAAGCTTCACCCGTGCGGCGGAGGCGTTGTGCGTTTCGCAAGCCGCCATCAGCCGGCAGATCCGTGAGCTGGAAAGCTATCTGGGCGCGCAACTGTTTACCCGGGTCGGCCGTGCGGTGGAACTGACGGCCGCCGGCGCGGTGTTCTTTGATGCCGCGCAACTGTCGTTCGTCAATATCGCCCAGGCTGCCGAACGCATTCGCAGCAGCCAGTCGACCAAGAAGGTGCTCACCGTTTGTTGCTCGCCGGCCTTTTCCGCACTGTGGCTGTCGAATCATCTGCAGGAGTTCTTCGCGCAGTGCCCGGACATCGAACTCAACCTGATCACCACGCAGAACTTTCTGACCATGGAACCCGGTGTGCAGCCGGACATCTTCATCACCAAGATTTCGCGCATCCGTGATGGTTATAGAAGCTACCCGTTGTGCCACGACGTGATTTACCCGGTGTGCACCCCGCAGTATCTGGAGAAGCACCCAGAGATTTCGACGATCGAAGGCGTGCGCGATTCGGCCCTGCTCAACCTGAGTCCCTATGGCCGCTCGCAAGTCGCCGAACATGTCGACTGGGGCGTGTGGCTGGCATTTCAGGCCATCGATATCGATGACCGTCCGACCAACAGCCCGCAAATCTTCAACGCCAACGACTACAACCTGCTCATCAGTATGGTCCTGACCCATCAGGGCATTGCATTGGGCTGGAATCACTTGGTCACGGGATTGGTGCAGCAAGGTCTGCTGGTGCGACCGATCGAGCAACAGGTGCAATTGCGCAATAGCTGGCACTACCTGAGCTGTCGCGAAAGCTCCGAAAACGAAGACGAACTGCGGCGTTTTCGCGAATGGATTCTGGCGAAGTTTCCCCGCCGTTAA
- a CDS encoding XRE family transcriptional regulator: MTMNTSLSTTPGADAQAVSLAVARTLKQARKAQKITLDELSRRSGVSKGMVVEIEKCTANPSIGILCKIAAALGLSVADIVNVTEAPSAHIIESQDIPTLWTGDLGGTARLLAGTSGPNMIELWRWEMHPGESFASPGHPQGTLELFHVEKGTLKCTVGETELVIPAGSSAVAKTDVPHSYSNAGRSRLVFTMSVTEIHQ; the protein is encoded by the coding sequence ATGACCATGAATACCAGCTTGTCGACTACTCCGGGTGCTGATGCTCAAGCCGTCAGCCTGGCCGTCGCACGCACACTCAAACAAGCCCGCAAGGCACAGAAAATCACGCTGGACGAACTTTCTCGGCGCTCAGGCGTGAGCAAAGGAATGGTCGTCGAAATAGAAAAATGCACCGCGAATCCCAGTATCGGCATTCTTTGCAAAATCGCCGCCGCGCTGGGCCTGTCGGTTGCCGACATCGTCAATGTGACCGAGGCACCCTCTGCCCATATCATCGAAAGCCAGGATATCCCTACGCTCTGGACCGGTGACCTTGGAGGCACCGCGCGACTTCTTGCAGGAACGTCCGGCCCGAACATGATCGAGTTATGGCGCTGGGAAATGCATCCAGGCGAATCGTTCGCTTCACCGGGGCACCCTCAAGGCACGCTTGAACTGTTCCATGTGGAGAAAGGCACGTTGAAATGCACGGTTGGGGAAACAGAGCTTGTCATTCCTGCCGGGAGTTCGGCAGTGGCGAAAACCGATGTGCCTCACTCCTATTCCAACGCGGGCAGATCCAGATTGGTGTTCACCATGTCCGTGACCGAGATACATCAATAG
- a CDS encoding aromatic ring-hydroxylating dioxygenase subunit alpha produces MNNKESVFDLIAQRKAWHSLPGALYSSESVYRQDLEQIWHKDWIFAGHTFEITKPGQYFTLQIGDYPVAVVRGKDGEVRAFHNACRHRGAKICEADHGKVAKMVCPYHKWTYELDGNLLFAGNMGQDFDKSQYSLKNVHCEIVDTYIYVCVAAKAPDFEGFRKAVSPFVAPHYLENCKVAFESNIVEKGNWKLVFENNRECYHCDGSHPELLHSFVDNLSVGGVSGEDDPELSAYWSKCESAGLPSRLVMDINGQFRMTRIPLSSGAVSYTMDGKPAVAGRLDKTAEADIGALLYFHYPSTWNHFLGDHALSFRVLPISATETLVTTKWLVPESAVEGVDYDIERLTKVWIATNDQDRTLVEGTQRGVTSPSYEPGPYSETAETGVCQFDDWYCATMMDRLKGPIPLKSVG; encoded by the coding sequence ATGAACAATAAAGAAAGCGTTTTTGACCTGATTGCACAGCGTAAAGCTTGGCACTCGTTGCCCGGCGCTCTTTACAGCAGTGAAAGCGTTTACCGCCAGGATCTTGAGCAGATCTGGCACAAGGACTGGATCTTCGCCGGCCACACCTTTGAAATCACCAAGCCGGGGCAGTATTTCACCCTGCAGATCGGTGACTATCCCGTCGCAGTGGTACGCGGCAAAGACGGTGAGGTCCGGGCATTCCATAACGCCTGCCGTCACCGAGGCGCGAAAATCTGTGAGGCCGATCACGGCAAAGTGGCGAAGATGGTTTGCCCGTATCACAAGTGGACGTACGAGCTGGATGGCAACCTGCTGTTCGCCGGCAACATGGGCCAGGATTTCGACAAGTCCCAATACAGTCTGAAAAACGTTCACTGCGAGATCGTCGATACCTACATTTATGTCTGCGTCGCCGCCAAGGCCCCGGACTTCGAGGGTTTCCGCAAAGCCGTCAGCCCTTTCGTAGCGCCGCATTACCTTGAAAACTGCAAAGTGGCGTTCGAGTCGAACATCGTCGAGAAAGGCAACTGGAAACTGGTCTTCGAAAACAATCGCGAGTGCTATCACTGCGACGGGTCGCACCCGGAGTTGCTGCATTCGTTCGTCGATAACCTGTCGGTGGGCGGCGTCAGTGGCGAAGATGATCCAGAGCTGTCGGCTTACTGGTCCAAGTGCGAGAGCGCCGGACTGCCAAGCCGTTTGGTGATGGACATCAACGGCCAGTTCCGCATGACCCGTATTCCGCTGTCATCCGGTGCCGTCAGCTACACCATGGATGGCAAACCGGCCGTTGCCGGTCGCCTGGACAAGACAGCTGAAGCGGACATCGGCGCGCTGCTGTACTTCCACTATCCGTCCACCTGGAATCACTTCCTCGGTGACCACGCGCTGAGCTTCCGCGTGCTGCCGATCAGCGCCACGGAAACATTGGTCACCACCAAATGGCTGGTACCCGAAAGCGCAGTGGAAGGCGTTGATTACGATATCGAGCGCCTGACCAAAGTCTGGATTGCCACCAACGATCAGGACCGCACGCTGGTCGAGGGCACTCAGCGTGGCGTGACCTCCCCTTCGTATGAGCCGGGTCCTTATTCGGAAACCGCCGAGACCGGCGTTTGCCAGTTCGATGACTGGTACTGCGCGACCATGATGGATCGGCTCAAAGGCCCTATCCCGTTGAAGTCTGTTGGCTGA
- a CDS encoding MFS transporter — MNTSTSSLAAYANHGERVSTRIVFLITGIVMSAWAPLVPLVKARTGLDDGGLGLLLLGFGIGSIVAMPFAGYLTARFGCKPVIICSTVALCSVLPMLSHLTWLPGLALAVLGFGASMGMLDCAINIQSIIVEKNSGETLQSGFHGLYSVGGIAGAGAMTAMLSLGLDPLLSVLCLVAIILAALYKAAPGLLPYGTERDGPLLALPRGIVLLLGCLCFIVFLTEGAMLDWSAVFLASQRAMEPSYAGLGYASFAAAMTLGRLTGDAIVSRLGGVRVVALGGICAAAGMLVSLVFESWQAALLGYALVGIGCSNIVPVLFTAAGRQQRMPQRTAIPAIISMGYAGILMGPAFIGMVAHLSTLVVALGGLVFLLLFVSYAARFLKA; from the coding sequence ATGAACACCTCGACGTCATCTTTGGCAGCTTATGCAAACCACGGCGAACGCGTGTCCACGCGCATCGTATTTTTGATCACCGGCATCGTGATGTCGGCCTGGGCACCACTCGTTCCGTTGGTGAAAGCGCGTACCGGACTGGACGACGGCGGACTGGGCCTGTTGTTGCTGGGATTTGGTATCGGCTCGATCGTCGCCATGCCGTTTGCCGGCTACCTGACCGCACGTTTTGGCTGCAAACCGGTGATCATCTGCTCGACTGTCGCGTTGTGTTCAGTGCTGCCGATGCTGAGCCATCTGACATGGCTGCCGGGGCTGGCGCTTGCGGTGCTGGGGTTCGGCGCCAGCATGGGCATGCTCGATTGCGCGATCAATATCCAGTCGATCATTGTTGAAAAGAACAGCGGAGAAACCCTGCAATCCGGCTTCCACGGGCTCTACAGTGTCGGCGGTATCGCCGGCGCCGGGGCCATGACGGCGATGCTCAGCCTGGGGCTGGATCCGCTGTTGTCGGTGCTGTGTCTGGTGGCGATTATCCTCGCCGCGCTGTACAAGGCTGCGCCAGGTTTGTTGCCCTATGGCACGGAGAGAGACGGCCCGTTGTTGGCGCTGCCAAGGGGGATCGTGCTGCTGTTGGGCTGTCTGTGTTTCATTGTTTTCCTGACGGAAGGCGCCATGCTCGACTGGAGCGCGGTTTTCCTCGCCTCGCAACGCGCAATGGAACCCAGCTACGCCGGTTTGGGCTATGCGAGTTTTGCGGCGGCGATGACGCTCGGGCGTCTGACTGGAGATGCCATCGTCAGCCGGCTGGGTGGCGTTCGCGTGGTGGCGCTGGGCGGGATTTGCGCGGCGGCGGGCATGCTGGTTTCGCTTGTGTTCGAGAGCTGGCAGGCTGCATTGCTGGGCTATGCCTTGGTCGGCATCGGCTGCTCGAACATTGTTCCAGTGCTGTTTACCGCTGCGGGTCGACAACAGCGCATGCCGCAGCGCACCGCGATTCCGGCGATCATTTCCATGGGCTACGCCGGCATTCTCATGGGCCCGGCGTTTATCGGCATGGTTGCGCATCTCAGTACGCTGGTGGTCGCTTTGGGTGGCTTGGTTTTTCTGTTGTTGTTTGTCAGTTACGCCGCGAGATTTTTGAAAGCCTGA
- a CDS encoding MmgE/PrpD family protein: protein MSLFEFCRNFDFLDAPLKTRAIVQDSLLDIVGVMAGAASNDTTSAMRRFAELHYPAGAYSSRLIFGGQRVNVLGAAWAGGFSADSLDAHEGHFKSKGHAGATVVPAVLALADALHHQGQSISGHELLTALCIGYETALRAGSALMATSPTYHASGGFSALGVVCAGARMLGFDEPTFRHALGIAEYFSARCPMMRVVQAPTMLRDAHGAGAYAGLNALLMAREGITGAPAETVEDVTVAEYWNDIGARWEIDSQYFKPWPVCRWAQPALTAMLQLQRENPQLDADSIETVRVETFYESMCLQGHTPSDADEAQYALAFPLAALIVRGKVGPEEVTGAAIFAEDILALSRRIEVVEAADISARFPDEILSRLTITLKNGAVLVSPVTAARGDPETALSGEELSQKFDLFASGLGVERSAAVKAAIKHIAQSSCAITALAPIFHAVAAHQSNPIDNANA, encoded by the coding sequence ATGTCACTCTTCGAATTCTGTCGCAACTTTGATTTCCTCGATGCCCCGCTCAAGACCCGCGCAATTGTGCAGGACAGTCTGCTGGATATCGTCGGCGTCATGGCCGGCGCGGCCAGCAATGACACCACCAGCGCGATGCGGCGTTTTGCCGAACTGCATTACCCAGCGGGTGCCTATAGCAGTCGCCTGATCTTCGGCGGGCAGCGTGTCAACGTGCTCGGTGCGGCTTGGGCCGGAGGTTTCAGCGCTGACAGCCTCGATGCCCACGAAGGCCACTTCAAATCCAAGGGGCACGCCGGAGCGACCGTTGTTCCCGCCGTGCTTGCCCTCGCCGATGCGCTGCATCATCAAGGCCAGTCGATCAGCGGCCATGAACTGCTCACTGCCCTTTGCATCGGTTATGAAACGGCACTGCGGGCAGGTTCGGCCTTGATGGCGACCTCGCCGACTTATCACGCATCGGGTGGTTTTTCCGCGCTGGGCGTTGTCTGCGCCGGCGCGCGCATGCTGGGCTTTGATGAGCCGACCTTTCGCCACGCCTTGGGCATCGCCGAATACTTCAGTGCACGCTGTCCGATGATGCGCGTGGTGCAAGCGCCGACCATGCTGCGCGATGCCCACGGTGCAGGCGCATATGCGGGATTGAACGCCTTGCTCATGGCCCGGGAAGGCATCACCGGTGCGCCGGCAGAAACGGTTGAAGACGTCACCGTCGCCGAATACTGGAACGACATCGGTGCACGTTGGGAGATCGACAGTCAGTACTTCAAACCCTGGCCAGTTTGCCGCTGGGCACAACCGGCGCTGACCGCCATGCTCCAATTGCAGCGGGAAAACCCTCAACTCGATGCCGACTCGATAGAAACCGTTCGTGTGGAAACGTTCTACGAGTCGATGTGTTTACAGGGGCATACGCCGAGTGACGCCGATGAGGCGCAGTACGCCCTCGCCTTTCCGCTGGCAGCACTGATTGTCAGGGGCAAGGTCGGTCCGGAAGAGGTCACCGGGGCGGCGATTTTTGCCGAAGACATTCTGGCACTGAGCCGCCGTATCGAAGTCGTCGAAGCCGCCGATATCTCGGCCCGATTCCCCGACGAAATCCTCTCCCGATTGACCATTACCCTGAAGAACGGTGCGGTGCTGGTGAGTCCGGTCACCGCCGCGCGGGGCGATCCCGAAACGGCTCTGAGTGGTGAAGAGCTGAGCCAGAAATTTGATCTGTTCGCCAGCGGTCTCGGTGTAGAGCGCAGTGCCGCGGTGAAAGCGGCGATCAAACACATCGCTCAATCCAGTTGCGCCATTACTGCTCTTGCGCCGATTTTTCACGCCGTTGCGGCACACCAGTCAAACCCCATCGATAACGCCAACGCATGA
- a CDS encoding dTMP kinase has protein sequence MKLPLFISLDGPKGTGKTTLLEAVTAALRADKHKVIRLCERKSDPYRGETMALVNQLARHPSRELEWAVCQRLADSRRWISERVLPKQPLNSIILIDRWYPSDAAFRHSVPFAEILQLNRERGVRVPDLHVGVVTAPDISWARATARSRGLGGTVIQKHAEHVTCSEMFEQAVADNGWVLCRNEGTIEAATTQLVADIYKVLG, from the coding sequence ATGAAGCTGCCGCTGTTTATTTCTCTGGATGGGCCCAAGGGCACCGGCAAAACCACACTGCTGGAGGCCGTTACCGCTGCGCTGCGGGCAGACAAGCACAAAGTCATCCGCCTGTGCGAGAGAAAAAGCGATCCGTACCGCGGCGAAACCATGGCCCTGGTCAACCAGCTCGCCAGACATCCCTCGCGGGAGTTGGAGTGGGCAGTGTGTCAGCGCCTCGCGGATAGCCGTCGCTGGATTTCTGAGCGGGTGCTGCCCAAACAGCCATTGAACAGCATCATCCTGATCGACCGCTGGTATCCGTCTGACGCCGCATTTCGCCATAGCGTGCCGTTTGCCGAGATTCTGCAGTTGAACAGGGAGCGAGGCGTACGCGTGCCGGATCTGCATGTCGGCGTTGTCACCGCGCCGGATATTTCATGGGCGAGGGCAACTGCACGATCACGAGGACTGGGCGGCACGGTGATCCAGAAACACGCAGAGCACGTCACCTGTAGCGAGATGTTCGAACAGGCGGTTGCCGATAACGGCTGGGTGTTGTGCCGCAACGAAGGAACCATCGAAGCCGCAACGACTCAGCTAGTTGCAGATATCTATAAAGTGCTTGGCTGA
- a CDS encoding aromatic ring-hydroxylating dioxygenase subunit alpha, with product MLTNLWYVVVPSSQLTDGLMPVQLLGQPFVAFRDDAGVAHVLSDICVHRGGSLSAGSKVGNSVQCPYHGWRFGGDGVCTQIPAQPDLRIPAKARVDAYPTLERYGWIWAFLGDLPESERPPLPTLDWVDDPAIRVVSGHFDWQASWDRIIENGLDFAHAPFVHGSTFGDPDHPEIESFEVDSEAWSGSAQMLMRRPARKGLLRRKSSTEFVSVTTVPGFHLSGPCTTLELELPNGWRIYIVSAHVPIDANRTRTWWMMGRTFLRSRLLDRRFIASNIRIFEQDHAVLKNVRPERVPDSFQQEVSLKSDALQIAFRKNVQALELRGWRIDEERLARTFTGRKACAVPSPERRQIRAWAIEPIPLVDITHESE from the coding sequence ATGCTCACAAACCTCTGGTATGTCGTTGTCCCATCGTCACAACTGACTGATGGACTGATGCCGGTTCAATTGCTCGGACAGCCTTTCGTAGCGTTCCGCGATGATGCGGGCGTCGCGCACGTGCTTTCGGATATCTGCGTGCATCGCGGCGGCTCGCTGTCCGCCGGCAGCAAAGTGGGCAACAGCGTGCAGTGTCCCTATCACGGCTGGCGGTTTGGTGGTGATGGCGTCTGCACGCAGATACCGGCGCAGCCCGACCTGCGGATTCCCGCCAAGGCTCGCGTCGATGCGTACCCGACGTTGGAGCGATACGGCTGGATCTGGGCGTTTTTAGGTGATCTGCCTGAGTCTGAGCGTCCACCCTTGCCGACGCTCGACTGGGTCGACGATCCCGCGATCCGTGTGGTCTCGGGTCACTTTGACTGGCAGGCCAGTTGGGACCGGATTATCGAAAACGGTCTGGACTTCGCGCACGCACCGTTTGTCCACGGTTCAACCTTCGGTGATCCGGATCATCCGGAGATTGAATCATTCGAGGTCGACAGCGAGGCGTGGAGTGGCAGCGCGCAAATGCTTATGCGCAGGCCGGCACGCAAAGGGCTGCTCAGGCGCAAATCCTCCACCGAGTTTGTCAGTGTGACCACCGTTCCGGGTTTCCACTTGTCCGGCCCTTGTACAACGCTTGAGCTTGAGTTGCCCAACGGCTGGCGGATCTACATCGTCTCGGCGCATGTCCCGATTGACGCCAATCGCACCCGCACCTGGTGGATGATGGGCAGAACGTTTCTGCGCTCACGGCTGCTGGATCGCAGATTCATTGCGAGCAATATCCGCATCTTCGAACAAGATCATGCCGTGCTGAAAAACGTCCGGCCGGAGCGTGTGCCGGATTCTTTCCAGCAGGAGGTTTCGTTGAAATCCGATGCGCTGCAGATTGCCTTTCGCAAAAACGTGCAGGCACTGGAGTTGCGCGGCTGGCGCATTGATGAAGAGCGTCTTGCGCGTACTTTCACCGGACGCAAGGCCTGCGCAGTGCCTAGCCCCGAACGTCGTCAGATTCGCGCTTGGGCGATCGAGCCGATTCCGCTCGTGGATATCACCCACGAATCCGAATAG